The following coding sequences lie in one Monomorium pharaonis isolate MP-MQ-018 chromosome 1, ASM1337386v2, whole genome shotgun sequence genomic window:
- the LOC118645153 gene encoding uncharacterized protein PF11_0207-like, translating to MVDEYAEYRCAACKKEIKSQVVTCKSCVKLFFHSGCASKHEVYDRNREYVSCPGPYEKFTVDSEKDIDVKKTPIQTGSRRERPSSTGSTGSGGSRAIGVNVGMDTKIDWLIRTMREMKDEMACKREIKMLIKETVQEEIKAIKQEIKDLRKIIRGGMQASAENVRGSYIEATKKKKENIIIIKPKTQQESETTKKIIKEKVDIKNMPMGITKVRKGREGTVILGCETGEEIDKLKDVVQSKLGDNYNVTESLQKKPKIKIVNISEEEIELDDDELIDTIKKQNSIGESRISIVKKSRKEKIWMIVNLEGKEKKVDL from the coding sequence ATGGTCGATGAATATGCGGAATATAGATGTGCCGCAtgtaagaaggaaataaaaagtcaGGTCGTAACATGTAAGTCATGTgtcaaactttttttccatTCAGGATGTGCAAGTAAACATGAGGTGTATGACAGAAATCGAGAATATGTGTCTTGTCCTGGCCCATATGAGAAGTTCACAGTAGACAGTGAAAAAGATATAGATGTGAAAAAAACACCAATACAGACGGGAAGCAGAAGAGAAAGACCAAGTTCTACAGGATCGACAGGAAGTGGCGGAAGCAGAGCGATAGGAGTCAACGTGGGCATGGATACGAAAATTGATTGGCTAATAAGAACTATGAGAGAGATGAAAGATGAAATGGCATGtaaacgagaaataaaaatgcttatAAAGGAAACAGTGCAAGAGGaaataaaagctattaaacaagaaattaaagacctacgaaaaataatacgaggAGGAATGCAGGCGTCAGCGGAAAATGTGCGCGGCAGTTACATTGAGGcaacgaagaaaaagaaggaaaacatCATAATCATCAAACCGAAGACTCAGCAAGAAAGTGAgaccactaaaaaaataataaaagaaaaggttgatattaagaatatgcCAATGGGGATAACAAAGGtacgaaaaggaagagaaggaacaGTAATTCTAGGATGTGAGACCGGagaagaaatagataaattaaaagatgtagtACAGTCTAAACTAGgtgacaattataatgttacagaaTCACTACAAAAGAagccgaaaataaaaattgttaatattagcgAGGAAGAAATAGAGTTGGATGACGATGAGCTAATAGatacaataaagaaacagaatagtATTGGTGAATCTCGTATAAGCATAGTTAAGAAAtcccgaaaagaaaaaatatggatgATAGTCAAtctagaaggaaaggaaaagaaggtagatctttaa